The DNA segment AGCAAAATATAGTTTAAATTCTTGAATATTCTTGACGTTCTGGAGGACCTGAGTACTCTGGACGCCTTCCCCGGGTCTTGTTCTAGTTCAGAGACTTTCCCCACGGCAAAGGTGCACAGATCCCGTTTTTCTAATGCCTTTGTCCAGTGAGATTGCAAACCTTAGGTTTGTGCTAAGTGTGAGCACTCTGTCGAAGACGTGCAAGTTTTTTTTTAACACGGTATTAACCATACCTCAATATCGCTTTATGTCTACACCGAGACTTTTCTGTTTAACAACAGGACCCTTGTGGTTGAAAAACGTTTGCACGTGCTAGGTGTGTATTAGGCCCGCGGCTTACACTGACCGTGAAACTGCAAGTTAGTGTTCTTAAATCCTTGTACAGGCAATGCTGCTTTGAACCTAACTTAGTTGTGTTCTTCATAGTGTTGAAATACGTTTATCCAAGGGTTAACTGcattttttctgattctttaatTAGAATGTGCAAATATCTGTATTGAGCTTTGGCTCATTTAGCTTCCGTCTGGTAGAATTATCTCCCCGGGGAGACTTATGTCAGGCTCCAGTTTAATCATAGTAAATCCAAACTAAGCACTAACAGATTTTTATTGTGTAATGCATCCTGGTTTGATTTTTGAGATGCTGCAGAATCAAATGTTCATATAAATAGGGCTACATACActagttataaaaataaaatttaattaaataaggTTATACCTGGTTACACAGATACATTGAAGGAGGTACTGAAGCTACTTGCTTAACTGCAGATCCTAGCCTTCCTGGTTCTGCAAAGTGGTTGATTTTCTTTAGGGGTTCTAAAGTACTTTCAGACtcgtaactttttttttttaaccaattcaGGAAGGAGATATTGTGCAATAACTGTTGCAGCAGTCACAATTGCCTGGACAAATATACCTAGATAACACTTAATAGCAGTTAAGGATAGTCTACTATATTGCCATTCATCGTAGTGTACAGACAGTGGAAGTGTATTAtgtaaatacattatcacagatcCATTTTAGTTTTCTGCTGCTTGGTGTCACCAGTTGGTGTGGTATGGCTTTGGCTATACCTGGTTGAAGTCATGTAAAGTTGTTAAATGGCTTATAAATACACAAAGCATCTGACCACTTCTTTTTGAGGGGAGTGGGGAATGATTTACAAAGTCGAGTCATGAGCAAATAACCAgatattacaatatttttaacaACTAATGGCTTttcaagtttaaaacaaaagaatgcAAGTATGTTTTCAAACTTCCCATTGGTCTGGTAGGATGCTACCCCTAGGATGTTGCATTGGTCTGTGCCACTTGCACATGAATTGTACAGTTCAGTTCTTGGATAAGACTAGACATTGTTTCATTCATGTAAAATGCTTTATCTGAAAGCTGTTCTTATTAAGCTTCTGTTAACTGGAAAGCTTGGTGTGTGGGGGGAAGCTTTGAATGACTGTCTAAATTTCTGGGCTTCAGGTACCTTCCTATGTTTTCTGAGTGGGTTCTTGCAAATAGTTTTATTAGACATAAAAGTAGAAATACTTGGATTTCAAAGTATGTTACAAGAATTAAAACATTTGTCAGGCTGACTGATACGTTTCACTGACGTGGAAGGCTTCCCGGAAGAATGGTGAAAAGGGCACTGTCATGGATACTTTTGCTGTAATTAGGTTTGAATACGGTCTTTGgccttgctgttgctttttttagCAAAGTTCTGTCCAGCTACGAActtggatgactttttttttataaaggaatGCAGAAAACTGCATTTGTCAGCTAGTATGtttcagtagcttaaaaaaacctaattaagtcaagtcatagaatcatagaggatggtttgggctggaagggaccttaaagatcacctagttccaaccccctgctatgggcagggacaccttccaggagaccaggttgcccaaagccctgtccaacctggccttgaacactgccagggagggggcagccacagcttccctgggcaacctgtgccagtgtctcaccaccctcacaggaaagaatttcttccttatatctaatctaaatctcccctcttccagtttaaaactgttacccctgttgcatttaaggtaagagataaatccccttgcgttctagctggtcctcagagatcaGAGGGGCTAGGGGCGTCTGGACTTATCCCTTAATAGGTAAACCAGTTGGGACCATGACTATAAGTCTGACCCAGCCCAAGCAGGCACTCAGGAGAAAccgtcagattcacgaatagtacggtttattttcatgcaacatttacagattctttaagattgtcTGTCATAAACGCACAAACTccaggttggctatatagcactacacaaagaaaaccaaaacaaaaacgattgcaatcacacacgcTAAGTTCCCGGGGATACACTTGGCGTAGCTGAgggaatcttaccaaaaggtgtcccttctgggagGGGGGTGAGAtcacaaacccgtcgatctgtccctccgatttggcgtcggattatcgtccctccaagctaggtacaaacttggggtactgTTTATTGTAGTAGGtatggtgagtgggtgggactgtagtcaaatCATTATTCTATCATTAATACATAGTTTCATGGTGCCAAGGGGTACGGCTGGTTTTtatgggaaaaagagggaggacgGGAAGCAAAGTCGACTTGTTACGAtgggtgcagctgggttgtgtgggaaagaagggaggatgaGGCACAGAGTTGGCGGGTTGctacaaaaaatcatatttcgAGGGAACCGAgcagaacaggagataaatctgtccttgaagtgaaagaatgggactgtGCGGGCTGCACCctgcttcgcattcctccttcGTGCCACATCagacacaaatcactggacctccgTCCGGTCCCGTGTTTATTTTGGGCACTCTGTGTCAAGGAAAATGTATGCtttgcagatttctcactgttttgctctTTTGCCTTCCTCACGCTTCCAATACCCAATTTTCCAATACCTAATTTCCAATACCTAAcaacccctcatcctatctctacaccccctgataaagagtccctccccacctttcctgtagccccctttaagtcctggaaggccactagaaggtctccccagagccttctcttctccaggctgaacacccccaactctctcagcctgtcctcataagggagctgctccagccccctgatcatctttgtggcctcctctggacccgctcgagcaggtccatgtccttctgatgttggtgcccccagagctggacacaggactccaggtggggtctcacgagagtggagtagagggggagaatcccctcccttgacctgctggccacacttctcttgatgcagcccaggacacggttggctttctgggctgcgagcgcacattgctggctcacagatagttttccatccactggtACCCCCAAGTGCACTGGTACCCCcactgcagggctgctctccatccactcctcacccagcctgtgtttgtgcttgggattgccccagtCCATGGACAGGACCTTgtacttgaccttgttgaacttcatgaggttggcacaggccacctctccagcctgtccaggtccctctggatggcacatcccttccctccagtgttgTCAACTgtaccacacagctcggtgtcattggggaacttgctgagggtgcactcagtctcactgtccgtgtcaccaacaaagatgttaaacagcaccagtcccaacaccaacccctgaggacgccactcgtcactgctctccacttggacatcgagccactgaccccaactctttgagtgtgaccatccagccaattcctcatccaccgagtggtccatccgtcacATCCgcgtctctccaatttagagacaaggatgtcatgtgggacagtgtcagaagctttgcacaagtccaggtagatgacgtcagttgctcttcccttaccagcactgtaaccccgtcatagaaggccaccacatttgtcaggcatgatttccccgtagtgaagccatgttggctgtcaccaaccacctccttattttccatgtgccccagcacagTTTCCTGGAGGAtcagctccatgatcttgctgggcacagaggtgagactgacaaGTCTTAGCAGTATTAAAAATTTTCCTGGTCATAAACTTTCTAAAACTATCTTATGAGAAGATATTATTAAGTTTGGTTATCTACTCATGACTTGTTAAAGCATCTGTTGCTTTTGAAAGCACATGTAGCTATCAAGTAACTTCAGAGGTGCTGGGGGGCAGAGGATGGGAGTTTCACCCAGGCATTTCTTGTTACGTGTTTCTGCAGTAGGATGAAATAATCCCTATGTTTACAAATGTGCTTgaatttttcagacatttttctgttttcctaatgtattttttcagcaaTATAGTTTTTACTGAATCAAAGGAGGTATCCTATGAAATTGGAATGGAACTTCTTGTTATTGGACTGTTGTTTCATTTCTGATGCCTTGCTGAACTTTAACAGCTTAAGGAATGTGTTGAGCCTCATTGTTTAATAGAAATCAAGTCTTCACCAGCAAAATGGATGCAGGGCTTTTTAAAGCCAATCTGGCTGTGAACTGTAGAAATAGGTATGTGAAGCAGCAGTTTTCTGTGACTATTACTTTGTctcaaactgaataaaaattatattctggattaaaaaaatctgtagacAAATAAAGAAACAAGTTTAATTATAATAATGGAAGTAGTGAGGTCTGGTATGaattaaataaattaacttcTTTAGGTATGAGATCAAGGGAAAGGATTTACGCTCTGAGGTGGAGAGACATAGCAAAAGGATTTGTATTAATGGGGTAGAGGATCAGTGCAGAGACAGGACCAGAAGACTAATCTGTGAAAGATTTGGACAGGGTTGATGATGGTAGCGTAACATTGGTGTCAGCAGTGGGAAATCTGTGTCACTAATCTGTGAtactgggggagggaggagaggatcCTCTGTGACTGGTGTCCTCTTGAGGAACCGGATGCACTGCCTGGGAGGTGTGCAGGAGAGAAGGTTCTGGTATGCTGAAAGGGAGACTAGCATGCGGTGTGACAAAATGGAAGAAAGGTTAAAGTGGCATGAAGGGAGAGAGtgatgaaaaagatgaaaggatAAATAAACActccaggctgaaaaataaaaaagtgttacCAGAGAGACCTGATGTGACCTAAAGCACAAAATAATTCTCAGTGTGCGCTGCTGGAAGTTGGAGTCTTTCTAGGAAACtgttgggggggggtgtttaGTCATTGAATGTAAATGTGATTGATGAAGTGCAAGTTTTGTAGGTGTTGTCACAGGGCCTTTTAGAtacagaatgttttctttcctttatgaTCAGTCAAcacctcttcctcttttcctgggTATCATTCATGGTTAGTTTTTCTTGTCAAAAAACCTACCATTATACCTGTGACTGAAAATCAGTGAAAATCCCAAGAACAACTATTGAATCGACAGGAATTCAAATATGAAATCTCTGCTAGTGTTTATAATCTTCTTGTCCAGATAGACTGTAGCTTTCATATGTTTTAGTGTACACCATCTGTTTGCATTAGGATTTAACTTTTTCTATtgcatttgttgcttttttttttccccccaagatttAGTTGAGAGGTCGCTGTTGCTGCTAACAGCAAATTTATCTGTGTCAGTCACACCTTTTAACCTATggcattaactttttttttaatgcaggctTTTATTTATAGCTCTTGCACCATGGTTTGAATCAGTTTTACAATATAAATGGCTAAACAGTCAATTTTAGTACTTCAGCTATATCTAGAAACAAGGCAAGACTATCCAAATGTAAAATTCCTCTGCCTTTTAGTCTCCCCTATgtaaaaatgatgttttaaatgtgtttgtttagaCGTGAACCACTGGCTCTTATCaacctcaaaaagaaaaatgaagagacTGGGGAAGAAGAACTTGCCTCACGCTTAGATCACTGCAAAGCAAAAGCCACCAGGCACATATTCCTTATCCGTCACTCTCAATATAATTTGGATGGCCGTGCTGATAAAGACAGAACTCTGACCCCGCTTGGTATGTATTACTAGAAGCATCGTACTTTGCCTTTTGAGAAAATGGTTTTTCATGTGCTGCTGTCCTGATGAGTACAGGTCAGTAACTCAACTCTGTTCTGGGCCTCACTGCCAAACCTTAATCCGCTTTCTGGATTCTTTGTGGCAGAAAGATGTCATGAGtaagtttgtttttcattttttgatcCTCTAAATCCAAAATTAAAACATGCTTTATGGAGTTCTAAACACACTCAGTTATAAAGAAATTTCACAAAAGAAACTTCCAGTTATCTTAAGGTTGCTTGAGCGAATTTTCATGTTAGCTGACATAATTCCCCAGGGCTAAGGCTTTTAAGCTTAGCTCCATGACTAACTTTGGGATAGATTTCTCTTAAAAGGTGGCTTGTTTCTGTTAGTTAATTtgctgatttataaaaaaaaattacccctaACTTTCAGTTGGAGTGTTTATAATTAAATACACTTCACTTTTGCTGCTAAGCACTGTTTCTGGGAATACTGGTAGTCAGTTACATGAAATGAGGATAACCTCTGTCAGTGTTAATTCATTGATCCTGTGACTAGGTCTCAAATGttaattagtattatttttaatagtgtACTTTAAAGGCAGTGGACACTTTCTTGATATATGTATGACAAGACTGTTTCGAGGGGGGAAGAATTATTATTGTGCAGTGCTGCTTGAGATTTTGGAAGTCTAATTCCAAATGTTTAGTATAAacaccttttttcctcccaagtcTTAATCACCAGTGTGCAAACAGGAGTGAACTGCTAATTTCAGGACTAAGGTGCTATCTTAAACTGGTAGCAAAGTATAATCTTAATCCTGTCTCATCCTGTGCCTTCGGTAAGTTACTTACACTGTCTGTTGGCTTTTCACCTACCTACCTGAAAGATGGAATGAAGCCTTCCCTGGCAACCTCTGTGGTTCTTAACTGTTCCGAGATGATGTTGCCTTTATGAAAAATGCACTGTCAGGTCTGAGTGGGTCTGTTTGACACAGCTTCCTCGTCTGTGCTCCCCGAACACAGAGATGGCACATGGCTTGGGGCAGCACTGTCCTTCACTGGAAATGGCTCCTTTGGGATGGGGCTAGCAGGGATATTAAATACTTTAGTGAAAGTCTCTGAataagtttgggtttttaaacattttttattttcatgaaaaaaacccaacaactaaTTTTTCCTGCTGATGGAAATACAACTTGAAATTGTCCAGCTAATACGCTTGATCTGAATAAGTAGTGACTctggtaaaaatattttccaattactttttgaaaggaaaaaaacctgacattGATGGAGACCTTTTATGACTACTGAGTAACTTTTTGGTAGTTTGTGTGAGGCGCTTACATGAATGTCACCAATttatataatataatttttaaggTCGAGAGCAGGCTGAACTGACTGGACACAGGCTGGCAAGTTTGGGATTAAAATTTGATCAGATTATCCACTCCTCCATGACTAGAGCAACTGAAACAACTGAAATTATAAGCAAACATCTCCCAGGTAAGTGATTTCCCTTAATTTTTCATTGTCCTCTGATCTGTAGAACCGCTTCCAGTAGAACTCTAAGCTTGTCCGTAAGGTTGAGATGTTATTTAGCCAACTTCTAGCCTTGTATGAGTATGTCTATATTTATAAAGAAACTAACAACtctaattctgctttttttccagttcatctttaaaaatacaagagGGATCTGTCCCTCTGAGTGACTAGCTGCTACCTGCGTGTACTGCTTTGTAGAACTCTGCTGGTTGCTCTTCACTTACATGTTTTGTAAAGCAAAGACTGTCACAGGTCATCAGGATTGGCTCAGTCCATAGTCTCAGGGCAATAGCACAGGAGAGAGGATCATAAACTCCAGTTTTTGTAGCGATGCTTGCTGGGGTAGTTATGAGGCCCACCTCGTGTGCTGTCTGTCCTGTGTGCGGGGGAAGATGTGGCACACTCACAAAGGCGTAGGGATTTTTTAATGTGGGTGGGTGGCTACTTTGTTTATATGGGTGTTTGGGGTGGTGctggtgtttggtttggtttatgtggtgttttttttttttttattttcctgctgttcagACATACCAGTATCTAAACTGTTTGACCATAGATAATTGTCTGGTATTTTAGCAGAATACCAGGTATGACAAGCTGAAAGTCAGTTCTCTTAACCAAATCTGTGCATTATATTGCATTAATTAGCAGTAAGCATTAACTGACATACAGCTTTAGATTAACATCCTTGCAAATGCATTTCTTCAAAGTGCAGCAGACTGGGAAGACTCAacttgctgtgccaggctggtCTGGCTGTTCTCAGTTGGAGTAAACTTCATCTTGCTGCTGATGAAATAGTTGTGTTGGAGAGATTCACACACCTTGACAGCAAGTGCATAGACTAAAATGGTCTTTAGGATGGAGAGGAAGACTTCCTTgaagaaagaatatgaaaaatgtatTGACTGTAGAGTTGTGGGCCTCTTTGCAGTAGCATGTGAAGTAACAACTCCTTTCTGAATGTGTATTTAATATTTCAGGAGTCAAAAAAATTAGTACTGATCTGCTGAGAGAGGGAGCACCTATAGAGCCAGACCCTCCAGTCTCTCACTGGAAACCAGAAGCTGTGGtaactttttatttaaagttgtttggggttttttttctgtatttgtgttgtttgggttttttgtgggtttttctaaTATCCTTTAAGTTGACTGTAGTGATAACGTGCAGTGTCTGAGGTGTTGCTTTTCATCACAGACCTGAGATAATTGCCTACTTTTCTCCTCCCCAGTAAGTGTATAGAACAGTTAAAATAACTTACAATCCTTAAGCATTAGTTCAACCTCAAGCGTGCATCCCTGTAAAGAACTGTTTAGAAGACACAGCCCATCTGCAAATGCAGGCAATGGCACGTGCTGCTCGGAGCTGTGTTTAATTCTGAACTCTGTGCCATCAGCAGTATTACGAAGATGGAGCTCGAATTGAGGCTGCTTTTCGAAACTTCATTCATAGAGCTGATGCAAAGCAGGAAGAAGACAGCTATGAGATCTTTGTCTGCCATGCCAACGTGATCCGCTATATTGTGTGCAGGTACGTGTTGGATCATGTGTTTATCCGTGTTCTTTAAAAGGTCGTGGTTTTACTGAAGTAGTGTGGTGTATGGCACCGCTCAGCTAGGAGACGTCGTCGTTTGGCTGGTTTGAAGTGGTTGGACATCGGTGCCTGCATTGTGAGCAGCTGCTTCTGCAACTTCATCACAGGATTAATTTGCAGAGGGAGGACAAATTTGAAAATTAGAACACTTCCATTCTAATTCTAAAGTGAAAATGGCTAAATTGGTGAGACTCAAAACCTTTTTGTACGTCTGAACAGCCTCTTTAATACCATAAGCTTCTGCTTCCCATAAACCTCCTGAGGACAATGGCTGTGGGGACTGTTGGAAAAGACAACAAATAAGAGCATCTGACTGGATGCATCTTTTTGAGGTGACGTGAATTTGATCTTACATAATCAAAGATCTGGTTTTGGGAATTCTTTACTAATGGAAAGTTTTGTATTATGTTCAAGTTGTATTAGTGTGTTTTTGCAGTAGCATCTATAAGTGGATGTAGTGGAAAGATCCACTCCACTAACATCAAGGTTGCTTGTGAAGGAGAAAACAATTCTGGATCTttgcctgtctgtctgtcagtTGTGtctgttttattccttttccttatCACCAAAGCACTGTCTCTAAGATAATTTGTCTTGAGCAGGACCGATGTGATTAAACTTCAATCAGATCAATACCTACAGCAATTTCAGTTAGCTTGATTTAGCTGAGCTAGTTAAATGCTAGCCTGTCTGCTCTGTGGGCTGCTTTAGAGCTCTTCAAAATTGCTATACTTAAAATTATTGATCAGGTAAACAGAATATTCTTTCCTGTGCCAAAAAAGATTGTCTTGCTGCTACCTAggctttttctgaaatacttgtatactttttctctttgctgtttcttctctcttctttttaagTGCTTGTGTGTCTTCCATTCCAGGCTACCTGCTATCACAACTGAACACAATCCATATAACGTTCCCTTTGAATTTAGCTTGACTGTAGCTTTACTTAATTTCTTAGCCTTTCTAAAAGACTGTATAAGAGCCAAAACCAAGTTATCCCTCAGTATCTGAGACAAAAGATGTTTGAGACAACTTCGTGTTTCCTCCAGCTGTTTACTACAATTGATTGAAGTCCTGAGGCTGTTCAGTTAGGAATTTTAGAACAGCTGGAGACTGCCTGTGACACTGTGTTTCTACAAAAAGCACAAGGTACTTTCTCTTGCCACTTCTGGGGAACAGTACAGCTGAGGGAAAGTAGTTGTGGTAGATTTCTTCCATAGGGACATCCAGGCAAGTAGAACGAATCCCATCTCAGTACCTCTCCTCTGCTGTCGTTACGTGCCTGCCCATGCTGGTAAGGCTAAAATAGCGTGGCAGAGGAGTGTGCTGTCTGCCACTTACACCTTTGCTCAGTGGAGGAGGCCACAGGGGTGTGAGCCGTCCTCTGTGGCTGTCCTGAACTGCGTAGGGCTGTGCGGTGCTGCCCTTGGCTCAGTGACCAGCTCGAACCTGTGCTGTCTGTCCTCCGGGTTGGTACGAGGTTGCTCAGAGTGCTCCCAGCAACCTGACTCTGTTAGAGCTGCTGCCTTCCGCCCATGCGAAGCAATCCTGTCTACAGTAATCATACCCATCTGCTGGACTCTGCTTGTGCAAGTGCAGTGCTGGCACTGGTCCAGTTATCAATGCTGCAATCTCGTATCGATTGCACAAGAATGTTTTTCCAAGGCTGACTGACTGGAAGCATTTGCATGCAAGCTGCAGAATGGccaatgatttttattttttttttactctggaGCAGAAAGTGATGCTATGAGGGCATGTTAATATAACTGTTTAtgaataaataatgtatttattttttttaatagagccTTGCAGTTCCCCCCAGAAGGCTGGCTGCGAATGTCTCTTAACAATGGCAGTATAACTCACTTGGTGATACGTCCGAATGGAAGAGTGGCACTTCGAACGCTGGGTGACACGGGTTTCATGCCTCCAGATAAAATCACACGCACCTGAATGAGCAAAACTGACGgctggccagcagctgcctctAGTCTCTTTGCACTAGTACATTCAGCTATGGTACTGCTAGATTTTTATCTGTTACGTTGGGGTGTGATGCTGTCTTAAAAATGTCCTACGGCCCCTTGCCTCCTTCATACATACTCGTATCTGCCTTTCAGtccagaaaagaagaaatctttgtAAGCCTGAAGCTGTCCAGTCCTCAAGTATTCCCCAAAACGCAAAGCTGAGCTGTGGAATACAGACATTGAATGTCCATGTGCTCAGCACTTGCAAGAGCAAGACTTTTTCCCACCCTGCCATGAATTTCTGTAACCAAAGCTTGCGCCTGTGGATATTTCTCTTGTGCAGGACAGCAAGTGGTGTGGGAACTGGAGGGAACAGCCTTGTGTCACACTGCAGCTAAAACTGAAGATGACCCACCTTGTTTCAGCTCCTGCAGGCGTGACAAAGGGGGTGTTCTGCTGTTCAGACTTCAGTTTGTGTACGCTGTTGAGGATGTGTGTTTATGTTGTGTCATTGTTTCCCTCTGCCCCTCAAAGCTCCTGTAAACTGTGCCTGGAGGTTGCAAGCATAAAGCAAAAAgggtaaaaaacaaaaccatttgcCTCAGAGCTGTGGTGCTAGAATTAACTGCTGCTTATACTAAGTGTTCCTCCATCCTCAGGAAGTACTTCAAGCTATTCTGAACAATGTTTTTCAGTCTTGTAAAGCCTTTAACTAAAACTTGGTCTGTAGAAGGATGTAGGGATGAGTTTGTAGCAGTGAGATGGAAGGAGGGAAAGCAGGGCTCTTCTGAAAGTGCTTCCAGTTACTCTTACATTTTTGAGAGCTTTTGCCCACTGATTTGTATTTGTTGATACCTTGCTTTCTGAGTAGAGAAATACCACCACCGAGTTCAAGGTAGAGATGCTTCAGGTCAGAGGTGCTGCAGTATTGG comes from the Strix uralensis isolate ZFMK-TIS-50842 chromosome 17, bStrUra1, whole genome shotgun sequence genome and includes:
- the PGAM5 gene encoding serine/threonine-protein phosphatase PGAM5, mitochondrial isoform X1, which encodes MSFRRALALAACGLAGGSVLFSAVAVGKQPARGGDAAEPRPGGSAAAAAAAVPAASAAPPGLLLLPPAAAAASCPPAPGWIERPAGTGGYWDSNWDRREPLALINLKKKNEETGEEELASRLDHCKAKATRHIFLIRHSQYNLDGRADKDRTLTPLGREQAELTGHRLASLGLKFDQIIHSSMTRATETTEIISKHLPGVKKISTDLLREGAPIEPDPPVSHWKPEAVQYYEDGARIEAAFRNFIHRADAKQEEDSYEIFVCHANVIRYIVCRALQFPPEGWLRMSLNNGSITHLVIRPNGRVALRTLGDTGFMPPDKITRT
- the PGAM5 gene encoding serine/threonine-protein phosphatase PGAM5, mitochondrial isoform X2; amino-acid sequence: MSFRRALALAACGLAGGSVLFSAVAVGKQPARGGDAAEPRPGGSAAAAAAAVPAASAAPPGLLLLPPAAAAASCPPAPGWIERPAGTGGYWDSNWDRREPLALINLKKKNEETGEEELASRLDHCKAKATRHIFLIRHSQYNLDGRADKDRTLTPLGREQAELTGHRLASLGLKFDQIIHSSMTRATETTEIISKHLPGVKKISTDLLREGAPIEPDPPVSHWKPEAVYYEDGARIEAAFRNFIHRADAKQEEDSYEIFVCHANVIRYIVCRALQFPPEGWLRMSLNNGSITHLVIRPNGRVALRTLGDTGFMPPDKITRT